The genomic region GAAGCCATGCAAGAAGGCGTACCAGTTGTCGCCAGCGATATTCCCGCCCACCAGCAATTAATTGCTCAAGATCGGGGATTGCTGTTCGGGGCTGGCGACGTAACAGATTGCACCCAGACTTTAGAGCGAGCGATCGCCGATCCCGAAGCACTGGCTGCAATGGCAAATCGAGCGCAAAAATACGTTCAGCAGCACCATAACTGGGATGATATTACTACTGAAACTCTGAACGTGTACAAAACACTGAATCAGACAACAACAATCCGCCCCAGTGTCGCCAAGCAACTGGCTACTACCCCTCCCGTTCAAGCTTCAGAAAAAATAAGTCGCTAAACACGTTAACCAACAGGCTGATAGATGAAGGTGTTGTGATGGAACAGAAATACGCGCTTTTACCGACAATTTTTTATCGGCGGCGCTTGCCCGCTTTAGCCACCTTCATCTCAGTGATGCTTGGTGCGCTGGTCTATCTTATATTTGCCCCCAGGACTTACGAAGCAGAAGCGCGGCTAATGCTTGATGGCAAACAATTGAGCCTAGCTGGGGAAACAGGACGCGATTTGACTCAAGAATCAGCCCGACTTGACTCCAACCCAGTCGCTACCCAAGCGGAACTCGCCCTTTCCCAAAAGGTTTTACGTCAAGCAATTTACGAAGCGTATACGGCAAATAATCGCAATAGTAACGCAGAACCACCAACGGTAGAAGAACTCAGAAAGCAGTTAAAAGTTAAAACCGTCCCGGCGACTAGCATCCTGGAAATTAAATACAGCAACAAAGACCCCTTAATCGCGGCTAAACTGCTCAATGCTTTAACAGAAGCCATGATTAACGAGGATACGGCAGTGATTCGGCGCGAGGCTGGCTCGGCACGGCAATTCTTAGCAGTAGAAGTTCCGAAAAAACGCGCCCAGCTTGCCCAAGTAGAAGCAACGCTATCGCAGTACAAGCAGTCGCAGGGAATTGTCTCGATCGCCGACGACCAAGGACGGGACAACGCCCAGACAACGAGTATAGTCGAAAGTCTAGCCCAGATAGAAGAACAGGAACGCACCACGCTTGCCCAACTGCAAGAAGTCAAGGCACGTAATAGTTCGCTAGAACAAGTGACAGATAGCAGCACCTTAAAAAATACCTACGCCACCGTTCGCAGCGGGCAAAACGAGCAACTGCAAGCACTCCGCACGCAATTAGTAGAGTTGGAAGCAAAAGTTGCTAGCGCTCAATCGAAATATAAAGCCGACAGCCCACCACTGCTGAATTTAATAGAAGAACGGGATGCAGCCCGCGCCCTCTATCAGCAAAAGATCGGTAGCGAGACTGGCAACCCAGCAGCTAGCACTCCTAACGCCGCTACTGACAAGTTAAGCCAAGATCTTGCCACGCAATTAATTACTGGAGAAGTTGAGGCTTCAGCATTAGAAGGTAGACTCGCAGCAATTCGTCGCGATCGCGCTACCCTTCAAGAACGCCTGAACCAACTGCCAATCCGCGAACAAGGATTAGCCGCCTTGGTACGGCAACGCCAAGAAGCAGTCACCTCCCTAGAGTTTTTACAGCGCAAGTTAGAAGAAGCACGGATTGCCGAAGCGCAAAAAGTCAGCAACCTGCGTCCGGTTGACCTTGCCGAGCCGCCCAGATTACCGACCTGGCCCAATCCGGCGATCGTTTTGGTACTTGCCACCGTAGCTGGAGGTACGCTAGCCCTCGGGACTGTGCTGTTACAAGAAGGACTCGACGGCACGCTACGCAATGCTACAGAAGCAGGCAGTCTAGTCGAAGTTCCCATCATGGGGGTGCTGCCTGTCATCTCACCAGAAGTCAGGGGCAAAGAATACGCTGATGCTTTAATGCAAGAGCCAGCGATTCTAGAATCCTATCGCAGCCTGCTGAGATCCTCAGAATTTGCTGCCAACGAGGATATTAAAGTTATCGTCGTCAGCAGCGCTCTGTCTGGTGAAGGCAAATCTTTAGTGTCTTCCTACCTTGCCGCAGTCGCCGCCACCCTATCGCGCCGCACCTTACTCATTGATGCCGACTTGCGTTGTCCGACACAACACAAACTATTTAAACTTGCTGCCAAACCAGGTCTTGCAGAAGTGGCGCAGGGTAAGCTAGCTTTGGCAGAAGCCGTTCAAACTACGGGTATTGACAAATTAAAAGTTCTATGCAGCGGCAGACCTCGCAGCCATCCTTCGGAATTATTTGAATCCAGGCAGATTCAGCAAGTTATCGCTGCTGCTGCGACTCAATACGACCTGATTGTCATTGACACTCCCCCCGTGACGAGTTGCGTCGATGCCGTGAGCTTGTGCAGCAACGGCGAAAAACTGCTCCTAGTTGCCCGTCCGAGCTTTACTCAAAGGGATATCTTCACGCAAGCAGTAGCAGAACTCAGGGCGAAACGAGTCGAGATCTTGGGAGTTGCCGTCAACGGGATCGATCCTCAAATCGATAAGTATTACCGTTATGCTTTCCAAAGTTACAAGACTCTAACCAATGTCTCCTAGAACTAGCTGC from Chroococcidiopsis sp. SAG 2025 harbors:
- a CDS encoding polysaccharide biosynthesis tyrosine autokinase translates to MEQKYALLPTIFYRRRLPALATFISVMLGALVYLIFAPRTYEAEARLMLDGKQLSLAGETGRDLTQESARLDSNPVATQAELALSQKVLRQAIYEAYTANNRNSNAEPPTVEELRKQLKVKTVPATSILEIKYSNKDPLIAAKLLNALTEAMINEDTAVIRREAGSARQFLAVEVPKKRAQLAQVEATLSQYKQSQGIVSIADDQGRDNAQTTSIVESLAQIEEQERTTLAQLQEVKARNSSLEQVTDSSTLKNTYATVRSGQNEQLQALRTQLVELEAKVASAQSKYKADSPPLLNLIEERDAARALYQQKIGSETGNPAASTPNAATDKLSQDLATQLITGEVEASALEGRLAAIRRDRATLQERLNQLPIREQGLAALVRQRQEAVTSLEFLQRKLEEARIAEAQKVSNLRPVDLAEPPRLPTWPNPAIVLVLATVAGGTLALGTVLLQEGLDGTLRNATEAGSLVEVPIMGVLPVISPEVRGKEYADALMQEPAILESYRSLLRSSEFAANEDIKVIVVSSALSGEGKSLVSSYLAAVAATLSRRTLLIDADLRCPTQHKLFKLAAKPGLAEVAQGKLALAEAVQTTGIDKLKVLCSGRPRSHPSELFESRQIQQVIAAAATQYDLIVIDTPPVTSCVDAVSLCSNGEKLLLVARPSFTQRDIFTQAVAELRAKRVEILGVAVNGIDPQIDKYYRYAFQSYKTLTNVS